A portion of the Streptomyces sp. YPW6 genome contains these proteins:
- a CDS encoding (2Fe-2S)-binding protein, whose translation MTLSPPFTAAATSPVAAAYSRLTEVFPGLRADVLDGDAVAPSGAGWVGAAELAAGGPAVDTFLAWDNAQVLRDYGRQARPDVVASFGLHRYAWPACLLVTVPWFLQRRVPRIPVEDVSFQRALGHLTVRVGEFACLPDDPAATLPGARVVPDEAALRAEVLASLTEHLGPVLEGFGPRMRRGKRALWGMATDEIVEGLWYVAHLMGEERRAMAELELLLPGTTKPYVGTAGFRELTGPDGRSLPTRDRASCCLFYTLRPEDTCVTCPRTCDADRVRKLAAAS comes from the coding sequence ATGACCCTCTCCCCGCCGTTCACCGCTGCCGCGACATCCCCCGTGGCCGCCGCGTACAGCCGCCTGACCGAGGTGTTCCCCGGCCTGCGGGCCGATGTGCTCGACGGCGACGCCGTCGCCCCGTCCGGCGCGGGGTGGGTCGGCGCGGCGGAGCTGGCTGCCGGCGGCCCCGCCGTGGACACCTTCCTGGCCTGGGACAACGCCCAGGTGCTGCGCGACTACGGCCGGCAGGCCCGACCCGACGTGGTGGCGAGCTTCGGTCTGCACCGGTACGCCTGGCCGGCCTGCCTGCTGGTGACCGTCCCGTGGTTCCTGCAGCGCCGGGTGCCGCGGATCCCGGTCGAGGACGTCTCCTTCCAGCGGGCCCTGGGACACCTGACCGTGCGGGTCGGGGAGTTCGCCTGCCTGCCGGACGACCCCGCGGCCACCCTGCCCGGGGCCCGGGTCGTCCCGGACGAGGCGGCCCTGCGGGCCGAGGTACTGGCCTCACTGACCGAGCACCTCGGTCCGGTCCTGGAGGGCTTCGGTCCGCGCATGCGGCGCGGGAAGCGGGCCCTGTGGGGGATGGCGACGGACGAGATCGTCGAGGGCCTCTGGTACGTGGCGCACCTGATGGGCGAGGAGCGCCGCGCTATGGCCGAGCTGGAGCTGCTGCTCCCGGGCACGACGAAGCCGTACGTCGGCACGGCGGGCTTCCGCGAGCTGACCGGGCCCGACGGGCGGTCGCTGCCGACCCGGGACCGGGCGAGCTGCTGCCTCTTCTACACCCTGCGCCCCGAGGACACCTGTGTGACCTGCCCCCGCACCTGTGACGCGGACCGGGTACGGAAGCTCGCCGCGGCTTCCTGA
- a CDS encoding DUF2637 domain-containing protein, which translates to MRLTDISLDWLLPGAVLLVGVMAAVTVVARGKRAKAAADDSWERSEERRRRKEALYATASYVLLFCCAAVAAALSFHGLVGFGRQNLNLSGGWEYLVPFGLDGAAMFCSVLAVREASHGDAALGSRLLVWTFAGAAAWFNWVHAPRGMDHAGAPHFFAGMSLSAAVLFDRALKQTRRAALREQGLVPRPLPQIRIVRWLRAPRETFGAWSLMLLEGVRTLDEAVDEVREDRKEQEQDRLRRRDQAKLDRARIKALNRQNRVWGRGRGGQQVDVPALAPASGGTAPAVAEPAIAEPGQLPLRPRPSLQAVGPKQAADGSSPKSLDGTSQGNDPRTVDLTAEDDTQTIPRLDSLEQKLKDLEQQFG; encoded by the coding sequence ATGAGACTGACCGACATATCGCTTGACTGGCTGCTTCCGGGCGCCGTACTGCTCGTGGGGGTCATGGCGGCGGTGACGGTGGTCGCACGCGGTAAGCGTGCCAAGGCCGCGGCCGACGACTCCTGGGAACGCAGCGAGGAACGCCGCAGACGCAAGGAAGCGCTGTACGCCACCGCCAGTTACGTCCTGCTGTTCTGCTGCGCGGCGGTCGCCGCCGCGCTCTCCTTCCACGGGCTCGTCGGCTTCGGCCGGCAGAACCTGAACCTCAGCGGCGGCTGGGAGTACCTGGTCCCGTTCGGACTGGACGGGGCCGCAATGTTCTGTTCCGTACTGGCCGTACGGGAGGCGAGCCACGGAGACGCGGCGCTCGGCTCCCGCCTGCTGGTGTGGACGTTCGCCGGGGCCGCCGCCTGGTTCAACTGGGTGCACGCCCCCCGGGGCATGGACCACGCGGGCGCCCCGCACTTCTTCGCGGGCATGTCCCTCTCGGCCGCGGTGCTCTTCGACCGCGCGCTGAAGCAGACGCGCCGAGCGGCGCTCCGCGAACAGGGCCTCGTGCCGCGCCCGTTGCCGCAGATCCGGATCGTCCGCTGGCTGCGCGCCCCGAGGGAGACGTTCGGCGCCTGGTCGCTGATGCTCCTGGAGGGCGTCCGCACCCTGGACGAGGCGGTGGACGAGGTGCGGGAGGACCGGAAGGAGCAGGAACAGGACCGGCTGCGCCGCAGGGACCAGGCGAAGCTGGACCGGGCCCGCATCAAGGCCCTGAACCGGCAGAACCGGGTCTGGGGACGCGGCCGGGGCGGGCAGCAGGTGGACGTGCCCGCCCTGGCTCCGGCCTCGGGCGGCACGGCGCCGGCCGTCGCGGAGCCTGCCATAGCAGAGCCGGGTCAGTTGCCTTTGCGACCCCGGCCATCCCTGCAAGCCGTCGGCCCGAAGCAGGCGGCCGATGGTTCGAGCCCGAAGAGCCTGGACGGAACGAGCCAGGGAAATGATCCGCGGACGGTCGACCTCACCGCCGAGGACGACACCCAGACCATCCCCCGGCTCGACTCGCTGGAACAGAAACTGAAGGATCTGGAGCAGCAGTTCGGCTGA
- a CDS encoding ATP-binding protein, producing the protein MGHAERAAVGEVRRELREFLRHRTGQEQTDAAELLVSELVTNALIHTRHGAVVTATATAARLRVEVQDFASEDLPAPYVPNADDGTHGRGLILVRSLADAWGVEAQALGKIVWFELHGGRP; encoded by the coding sequence GTGGGGCACGCCGAACGTGCGGCGGTGGGGGAGGTCCGCCGGGAGCTGCGGGAGTTCCTCCGGCACCGAACCGGCCAGGAGCAGACGGATGCGGCGGAGCTGCTGGTGAGCGAGCTGGTGACCAACGCGCTCATCCACACCCGGCACGGGGCCGTGGTCACCGCCACGGCGACAGCCGCCCGGCTGCGCGTGGAGGTACAGGACTTCGCGTCCGAGGACCTGCCCGCGCCGTACGTACCGAACGCCGACGACGGTACGCACGGCAGGGGCCTGATCCTGGTCCGGAGCCTCGCCGACGCCTGGGGCGTGGAGGCACAGGCCCTGGGCAAGATCGTCTGGTTCGAGCTGCACGGCGGACGGCCCTGA
- a CDS encoding glycoside hydrolase family 38 C-terminal domain-containing protein produces MHDDRALVEGRLERALHQFVRPAQYAARTPLALSVWHVPGEPVPVAEALGADFVPFTAGTEWGKPWSTSWFRLRGAVPGEWSGRRVEVVVDPGFTGQGPGFQAEGMLYDHLGVPLKGVHPRSRHLTLAHPAAGGEPVDLLLEAAANPAVLEHGFAPTPLGDVLTSGDRPPYRFASADLAVLDEEVWHLVLDIEVLSELMHELPDDRSRRHEILRALESMLDALDLHDVSGTAAAGRAALAGVLARPASASAHRISAAGHAHIDSAWLWPLRETVRKASRTFANVTALARDYPELVFACSQAQQYAWVKEHQPHVWERIKEAVAAGQWTPVGSMWVESDANLPGGEALARQLVHGKRFFAKELGVETEEIWLPDSFGYTAAFPQLARLAGVTWFLTQKLSWNQHNSMPHHTFWWEGIDGTRVFTHFPPVDTYNAQLHARELAHAEQNFAEKGRATRSLVPFGWGDGGGGPTREMLERARRLRDLEGSPRVTVEAPSAFFAAAEEEYGERAPVWSGELYLELHRATYTTQAKTKQGNRRSEHLLREAELWATAAALHSPAYAYPFDRLDRVWKTVLLHQFHDILPGSSIAWVHREARDTYEEVRAELADLVAGAVTSLGAAEGMVALNSSPYDRVQVIELDAQAAGVLPSGAHVQELGEGRAAVLARSPGLGAGLLDGAAVPRHPVTAEASPGRGGVVLDNGLLRVVVDGDGLVSSARDLVAGREVLVPGARANLLQLHPDHPNHWDAWDIDRHYRNTRTDLIGADSVSLVEEGPLRAAVRVVRSFGRSTVVQEVRLAAGARLLDIDTEVDWQESEKVLKAAFPLDVHAERSTAEIQFGHVHRATHDNTSWDAARFEICAHRWLRVAEPGYGVALLNDSTYGHDVTRTPHPDGLGTTVRLTLLRAPRSPDPHTDLGVHRFRYALAPGAEVTDAVREGLALNLPLRAAVAPVVPALVSTGHPGVTVGSVKLAEDRSGDVVVRLYESAGGRARTWLTAAFPVAAARITDLLERPLHPAVTEENGIVLDLRPFQILTVRLTPA; encoded by the coding sequence ATGCACGACGACCGCGCCCTGGTGGAGGGCCGCCTGGAGCGGGCCCTCCACCAGTTCGTCCGCCCGGCCCAGTACGCCGCCCGCACCCCGCTCGCCCTGTCCGTGTGGCACGTGCCGGGTGAGCCGGTGCCGGTGGCGGAGGCCCTCGGGGCGGACTTCGTGCCGTTCACGGCCGGTACGGAGTGGGGGAAGCCCTGGTCCACCAGCTGGTTCCGGCTGCGGGGAGCGGTGCCCGGGGAGTGGTCCGGGCGCCGGGTGGAAGTGGTCGTCGATCCGGGGTTCACCGGCCAGGGACCGGGCTTCCAGGCCGAGGGGATGCTGTACGACCATCTGGGCGTCCCCCTGAAGGGTGTTCATCCGCGCAGCCGGCACCTGACGCTCGCCCACCCGGCGGCGGGCGGGGAGCCGGTCGATCTGCTGCTGGAGGCGGCCGCCAACCCGGCGGTGCTGGAGCACGGCTTCGCGCCGACCCCGCTCGGTGACGTGCTGACGTCCGGCGACCGTCCCCCGTACCGCTTCGCCTCCGCCGATCTCGCGGTCCTCGACGAGGAGGTCTGGCATCTGGTCCTGGACATCGAGGTGCTGTCCGAGCTGATGCACGAGCTGCCCGACGACCGTTCCCGGCGGCACGAGATCCTGCGGGCGCTGGAGTCGATGCTCGACGCGCTGGACCTGCACGACGTCTCCGGCACCGCGGCGGCGGGCCGGGCGGCCCTGGCAGGCGTGCTGGCGCGGCCCGCGTCCGCGAGCGCCCACCGGATCTCGGCGGCCGGGCACGCGCACATCGACTCGGCGTGGCTCTGGCCGCTGCGCGAGACCGTCCGCAAGGCGTCCCGGACGTTCGCCAATGTCACCGCCCTCGCGCGGGACTACCCGGAGCTGGTCTTCGCCTGTTCGCAGGCCCAGCAGTACGCCTGGGTGAAGGAGCACCAGCCGCACGTCTGGGAGCGGATCAAGGAGGCGGTGGCGGCGGGCCAGTGGACGCCGGTCGGCTCGATGTGGGTGGAGTCGGATGCCAACCTGCCGGGCGGCGAGGCGCTGGCCCGCCAACTCGTCCACGGGAAGCGGTTCTTCGCGAAGGAGCTGGGCGTCGAGACGGAGGAGATCTGGCTGCCGGACTCCTTCGGCTACACCGCCGCCTTCCCCCAACTGGCCCGACTGGCGGGGGTCACGTGGTTCCTCACCCAGAAGCTCTCGTGGAACCAGCACAACAGCATGCCGCACCACACCTTCTGGTGGGAGGGCATCGACGGCACCCGGGTCTTCACGCACTTCCCGCCGGTCGACACCTACAACGCCCAGCTCCACGCCCGCGAACTGGCGCACGCGGAGCAGAACTTCGCGGAGAAGGGCCGGGCGACACGTTCGCTGGTGCCGTTCGGCTGGGGCGACGGCGGGGGCGGGCCGACCCGCGAGATGCTGGAGCGGGCCCGCCGGCTGCGGGATCTGGAGGGCTCGCCGCGGGTGACGGTCGAGGCGCCCTCGGCGTTCTTCGCGGCGGCCGAGGAGGAGTACGGGGAGCGAGCGCCCGTCTGGTCGGGCGAACTGTACCTGGAGCTGCACCGGGCCACGTACACCACGCAGGCGAAGACCAAGCAGGGCAATCGCCGCAGCGAACATCTGCTGCGTGAGGCCGAGTTGTGGGCGACGGCGGCCGCGCTGCACTCCCCCGCGTACGCCTATCCCTTCGACCGGCTCGACCGGGTGTGGAAGACGGTGCTGCTGCACCAGTTCCACGACATCCTGCCCGGTTCCTCGATCGCCTGGGTGCATCGCGAGGCCCGGGACACCTACGAGGAGGTGCGCGCCGAGCTGGCGGACCTGGTGGCCGGAGCGGTCACCTCGCTGGGCGCGGCCGAGGGCATGGTGGCGCTCAACTCCTCGCCGTACGACCGTGTCCAGGTGATCGAGCTGGATGCGCAGGCGGCCGGGGTGCTGCCGTCGGGGGCGCACGTACAGGAGCTGGGCGAGGGCCGGGCGGCGGTGCTGGCGCGGAGTCCGGGGCTCGGGGCGGGCCTGCTGGACGGGGCGGCGGTCCCCCGGCACCCGGTGACGGCCGAGGCGTCACCGGGGCGTGGGGGCGTCGTCCTGGACAACGGGCTGCTGCGGGTGGTGGTGGACGGCGACGGGCTGGTCTCGTCGGCCCGCGACCTGGTCGCCGGCCGCGAGGTGCTGGTGCCCGGCGCCCGTGCCAACCTCCTCCAGCTGCACCCGGACCACCCCAACCACTGGGACGCGTGGGACATCGACCGGCACTACCGGAACACCCGCACCGACCTCATCGGCGCCGACTCGGTGTCCCTGGTGGAGGAGGGGCCGCTGCGGGCGGCCGTGCGGGTGGTGCGCTCGTTCGGGAGGTCGACCGTCGTGCAGGAGGTGCGGCTCGCGGCGGGGGCCCGCCTGCTCGACATCGACACGGAGGTGGACTGGCAGGAGTCGGAGAAGGTCCTCAAGGCCGCCTTCCCGCTCGATGTGCACGCCGAACGGTCCACCGCCGAAATCCAGTTCGGGCATGTCCACCGGGCGACCCACGACAACACGTCCTGGGACGCGGCCCGTTTCGAGATCTGCGCCCACCGCTGGCTCCGGGTCGCCGAGCCGGGCTACGGGGTCGCGCTGCTCAACGACTCGACGTACGGCCACGATGTGACCCGCACCCCGCATCCGGACGGCCTCGGCACGACCGTACGGCTGACGCTGCTGCGGGCTCCGCGCAGCCCGGATCCGCACACGGATCTGGGCGTGCACCGCTTCCGGTACGCGCTCGCGCCCGGCGCGGAGGTGACGGACGCCGTGCGGGAGGGCCTGGCGCTGAACCTCCCGCTGCGGGCGGCGGTGGCTCCGGTGGTGCCCGCGCTGGTGTCGACGGGGCATCCGGGGGTGACGGTCGGGTCGGTCAAGCTCGCCGAGGACCGGAGCGGGGACGTGGTCGTACGGCTCTACGAGTCGGCGGGCGGCCGGGCGCGGACCTGGCTGACGGCGGCGTTCCCGGTCGCGGCGGCCCGGATCACCGATCTGCTGGAACGGCCGCTGCACCCGGCGGTGACGGAGGAGAACGGGATCGTCCTCGACCTGCGGCCGTTCCAGATCCTGACGGTGCGGCTGACGCCGGCGTGA
- a CDS encoding pyruvate dehydrogenase, protein MAKQNVAEQFVDILARAGVKRLYGVVGDSLNPVVDAIRRNSAIDWIHVRHEETAAFAAGAEAQVTGSLAACAGSCGPGNLHLINGLYDAHRSMAPVLALASHIPSGEIGLGYFQETHPELLFQECSHYNEMISNPEQMPRLLQTAIQHAIGRGGVSVVAMPGDIASKPAPEKSIEHALVTERPTVRPGDDEIDKLCRMVDEAKRVTLFCGSGTAGAHAEVMEFAEKIKSPVGHALRGKEWIQYDNPYDVGMSGLLGYGAAYEATHECDLLVLLGTDFPYNAFLPDDVKIVQVDVRPEHLGRRSKLDLAVWGDVRETLRCLTPRVKPKADRRFLDRMLKKHANALEGVVKAYTRKVEKHVPIHPEYVASVLDEMADEDAVFTVDTGMNNVWAARYLTPNGKRRVIGSFSHGSMANALPQAIGAQFTDRDRQVVAMSGDGGFSMLMGDFLTLVQYDLPVKVVLFNNSSLGMVELEMLVAGLPSYGTTNKNPDFAAIARAAGAFGVRVEKPKQLQSALKDAFKHKGPALVDVVTDPNALSIPPKISAEMVTGFALSASKIVLDGGVGRMLQMARSNLRNVPRP, encoded by the coding sequence ATGGCCAAGCAGAACGTGGCGGAGCAGTTCGTCGACATCCTCGCCAGGGCGGGCGTCAAGCGTCTGTACGGCGTCGTCGGCGACAGCCTGAACCCCGTCGTGGACGCCATCCGGCGTAACTCGGCCATTGACTGGATCCATGTCCGGCACGAGGAGACCGCCGCCTTCGCCGCCGGAGCCGAAGCGCAGGTCACCGGCTCGCTCGCGGCCTGCGCGGGCTCCTGCGGGCCGGGCAATCTGCACCTGATCAACGGTCTGTACGACGCGCACCGCTCCATGGCCCCGGTGCTGGCCCTCGCCTCGCACATCCCCTCCGGGGAGATCGGCCTCGGCTACTTCCAGGAGACCCACCCCGAGCTGCTGTTCCAGGAGTGCAGCCACTACAACGAGATGATCTCCAACCCGGAGCAGATGCCCCGGCTGCTCCAGACGGCGATCCAGCACGCCATCGGCCGGGGCGGGGTCAGCGTCGTCGCCATGCCGGGGGACATCGCCTCCAAGCCCGCCCCCGAGAAGAGCATCGAACACGCCCTGGTCACCGAGCGGCCCACCGTCCGGCCAGGCGACGACGAGATCGACAAGCTCTGCCGCATGGTGGACGAGGCCAAACGGGTGACGCTGTTCTGCGGCAGCGGCACGGCCGGGGCGCACGCCGAGGTCATGGAGTTCGCCGAGAAGATCAAGTCCCCCGTCGGGCACGCGCTGCGCGGCAAGGAGTGGATCCAGTACGACAATCCGTACGACGTCGGGATGAGCGGGCTGCTCGGCTACGGCGCCGCGTACGAGGCGACCCACGAGTGCGACCTCCTCGTCCTGCTCGGCACCGACTTCCCGTACAACGCCTTCCTCCCGGACGACGTGAAGATCGTCCAGGTCGACGTGCGTCCCGAACACCTCGGCCGCCGCTCCAAGCTCGACCTCGCTGTCTGGGGCGATGTGCGCGAGACGCTGCGCTGTCTGACCCCCCGGGTGAAGCCCAAGGCCGACCGCAGGTTCCTCGACCGGATGCTGAAGAAGCATGCCAACGCCCTGGAGGGCGTGGTCAAGGCCTACACCCGCAAGGTCGAGAAGCACGTCCCGATCCACCCCGAGTACGTCGCCTCCGTGCTGGACGAGATGGCCGACGAGGACGCCGTGTTCACCGTCGACACCGGGATGAACAATGTCTGGGCCGCCCGCTACCTCACGCCCAACGGCAAGCGGCGGGTGATCGGTTCGTTCAGTCACGGCTCCATGGCCAACGCCCTGCCGCAGGCGATCGGCGCCCAGTTCACCGACCGGGACCGGCAGGTCGTCGCGATGTCCGGCGACGGCGGATTCTCCATGCTGATGGGCGACTTCCTCACCCTGGTCCAGTACGACCTGCCGGTGAAGGTCGTGCTGTTCAACAACTCATCGCTCGGCATGGTCGAGTTGGAGATGCTGGTGGCGGGGCTGCCGTCCTACGGGACCACCAACAAGAACCCCGACTTCGCCGCCATCGCCCGTGCGGCCGGCGCCTTCGGCGTACGCGTGGAGAAGCCCAAGCAACTCCAGTCCGCGCTCAAGGACGCGTTCAAGCACAAGGGCCCCGCGCTCGTCGACGTGGTCACCGACCCGAACGCGCTCTCCATTCCGCCGAAGATCAGCGCCGAGATGGTCACCGGCTTCGCGCTCTCCGCCAGCAAGATCGTGCTGGACGGCGGAGTGGGCCGGATGCTCCAGATGGCCCGCTCCAACCTGCGCAACGTGCCGCGCCCCTGA